One Paramisgurnus dabryanus chromosome 10, PD_genome_1.1, whole genome shotgun sequence genomic region harbors:
- the LOC135779532 gene encoding uncharacterized protein isoform X3 has product MKREVDCSESSVYNVTDDGSLDSVWMSRDQSRTPQPLLDSKLSEEKSRHTQDSELSLTLLCYTESKATDTQDTTVCDSKRSLQDDQTSTESLDSVCNAGEQQQILQTTLKMCSVKLIDCTNLMIKIKTEPTEIKTEPTEIKNEPTEIKTEPTEIKTETTEEEDCTEEDDDFIPSDVKSDSCLDIEITSSKSKERLTAQNLSCITCGKTFRSQRLLERHERKHTEQKLFTRSEISFTTLQEKKLNSEEQKEKRKKKKKQFHCEKSFSQRSNLLQHQRTHTVTTQFQSALNDRKQGLRAGLQTDI; this is encoded by the exons GTGGATTGTAGTGAATCTTCAGTGTATAACGTGACTGATGATGGGAGTCTGGATTCAGTGTGGATGAGCAGAGATCAGAGCCGCACACCACAGCCACTGCTGGACTCTAAACTCTCTGAAGAGAAATCCAGACACACACAGGACTCCGAGCTCAGTCTGACTTTACTCTGTTATACTGAGTCAAAGGCCACAGACACTcaggacactacagtgtgtgacagtaaacGGAGCTTACAGGatgatcaaacctccacagagtctctggattctgtctgtaacgctggagaacagcagcagatcctgcagaccacactgaagatgtgttcagtcaaacTCATCGACTGCACGAATCTCATGATAAAGattaaaactgaacccacagaaataaaaactgaacccacagaaataaaaaatgaacccacagaaataaaaactgaacccacagaaataaaaactgaaacCACAGAAGAGGAAGATTGCACTGAGGAAGATGATGATTTTATTCCATCAG atgtgaagagtgATTCATGTTTGGATATAGAAATAACGTCCTCAAAATCAAAAGAGCGACTGACAGCACAAAATCTTTCCTGCATCACCTGTGGAAAGACATTCAGATCACAAAGACTTTTAGAGagacatgagagaaaacacacagaacagaaactcttcaccagatctgagatcagctttactaccttacaagagaagaaacttAATTCAGAAGAGCAGAAAGagaagaggaagaagaagaagaagcagtttCACTGTGAGAAGAGTTTTAGTCAACGGTCAAACTTACTTCAgcaccagagaactcatacag TTACAACGCAGTTCCAAAGCGCTCTAAACGATCGCAAACAAGGATTAAgggcagggctccagactgacATTTGA
- the LOC135779532 gene encoding uncharacterized protein isoform X1: MKREVDCSESSVYNVTDDGSLDSVWMSRDQSRTPQPLLDSKLSEEKSRHTQDSELSLTLLCYTESKATDTQDTTVCDSKRSLQDDQTSTESLDSVCNAGEQQQILQTTLKMCSVKLIDCTNLMIKIKTEPTEIKTEPTEIKNEPTEIKTEPTEIKTETTEEEDCTEEDDDFIPSDVKSDSCLDIEITSSKSKERLTAQNLSCITCGKTFRSQRLLERHERKHTEQKLFTRSEISFTTLQEKKLNSEEQKEKRKKKKKQFHCEKSFSQRSNLLQHQRTHTGEKPYKCSQCDKTFNYSCHLKVHERIHTGEKPYHCNVCEKSFSQRSNLLQHQRIHTGEKPYKCSQCDKTFSQSGPLKSHQRVHTGEKPYNCSVCGKSFSQHGSLVSHQRTHTGEKPYKCSQCDMTFNYSCHLKVHERIHTGEKPYVCSQCGKGFTDSYRLRVHLRVHTGEKPHYCNVCGRSFSQRSNLLKHKCSQCDEMFAQSGSLKSHQRLHTGKKP, translated from the exons GTGGATTGTAGTGAATCTTCAGTGTATAACGTGACTGATGATGGGAGTCTGGATTCAGTGTGGATGAGCAGAGATCAGAGCCGCACACCACAGCCACTGCTGGACTCTAAACTCTCTGAAGAGAAATCCAGACACACACAGGACTCCGAGCTCAGTCTGACTTTACTCTGTTATACTGAGTCAAAGGCCACAGACACTcaggacactacagtgtgtgacagtaaacGGAGCTTACAGGatgatcaaacctccacagagtctctggattctgtctgtaacgctggagaacagcagcagatcctgcagaccacactgaagatgtgttcagtcaaacTCATCGACTGCACGAATCTCATGATAAAGattaaaactgaacccacagaaataaaaactgaacccacagaaataaaaaatgaacccacagaaataaaaactgaacccacagaaataaaaactgaaacCACAGAAGAGGAAGATTGCACTGAGGAAGATGATGATTTTATTCCATCAG atgtgaagagtgATTCATGTTTGGATATAGAAATAACGTCCTCAAAATCAAAAGAGCGACTGACAGCACAAAATCTTTCCTGCATCACCTGTGGAAAGACATTCAGATCACAAAGACTTTTAGAGagacatgagagaaaacacacagaacagaaactcttcaccagatctgagatcagctttactaccttacaagagaagaaacttAATTCAGAAGAGCAGAAAGagaagaggaagaagaagaagaagcagtttCACTGTGAGAAGAGTTTTAGTCAACGGTCAAACTTACTTCAgcaccagagaactcatacaggtgaaaaaccttacaaatgttctcagtgtgacaagacattTAATTATTCATGTCACTTGAAAGTCcatgagagaattcacactggagagaaaccttatcactgtaatGTCTGTGAGAAGAGTTTTAGTCAACGGTCAAACTTACTTCAGCaccagagaattcatacaggtgaaaaaccttacaaatgctctcagtgtgacaagacattTTCTCAGTCAGGTCCTTTAAAatcccatcagagagttcacactggagagaaaccttataaCTGTAGTGTCTGTGGTAAGAGTTTTAGTCAACATGGCAGTTTAGTGTcacaccagagaactcatacaggtgaaaaaccttacaaatgctctcagtgtgacatgaCATTTAATTATTCATGTCACTTGAAAGTCcatgagagaattcacactggagagaaaccttacgtctgctctcAATGTGGAAAGGGCTTCACTGATTCATATCGATTAAGAGTTCATCtaagagttcatactggagaaaaacctcattactgtaatgtctGTGGGAGGAGTTTTAGTCAACGGTCAAACTTACTTAAgcacaaatgctctcagtgtgatgAGATGTTTGCTCAGTCAGGTTCCTTAAAATCCCATCAGAGACTTCATACGGGAAAGAAACCTTAA
- the LOC135779532 gene encoding uncharacterized protein isoform X2 yields the protein MSRDQSRTPQPLLDSKLSEEKSRHTQDSELSLTLLCYTESKATDTQDTTVCDSKRSLQDDQTSTESLDSVCNAGEQQQILQTTLKMCSVKLIDCTNLMIKIKTEPTEIKTEPTEIKNEPTEIKTEPTEIKTETTEEEDCTEEDDDFIPSDVKSDSCLDIEITSSKSKERLTAQNLSCITCGKTFRSQRLLERHERKHTEQKLFTRSEISFTTLQEKKLNSEEQKEKRKKKKKQFHCEKSFSQRSNLLQHQRTHTGEKPYKCSQCDKTFNYSCHLKVHERIHTGEKPYHCNVCEKSFSQRSNLLQHQRIHTGEKPYKCSQCDKTFSQSGPLKSHQRVHTGEKPYNCSVCGKSFSQHGSLVSHQRTHTGEKPYKCSQCDMTFNYSCHLKVHERIHTGEKPYVCSQCGKGFTDSYRLRVHLRVHTGEKPHYCNVCGRSFSQRSNLLKHKCSQCDEMFAQSGSLKSHQRLHTGKKP from the exons ATGAGCAGAGATCAGAGCCGCACACCACAGCCACTGCTGGACTCTAAACTCTCTGAAGAGAAATCCAGACACACACAGGACTCCGAGCTCAGTCTGACTTTACTCTGTTATACTGAGTCAAAGGCCACAGACACTcaggacactacagtgtgtgacagtaaacGGAGCTTACAGGatgatcaaacctccacagagtctctggattctgtctgtaacgctggagaacagcagcagatcctgcagaccacactgaagatgtgttcagtcaaacTCATCGACTGCACGAATCTCATGATAAAGattaaaactgaacccacagaaataaaaactgaacccacagaaataaaaaatgaacccacagaaataaaaactgaacccacagaaataaaaactgaaacCACAGAAGAGGAAGATTGCACTGAGGAAGATGATGATTTTATTCCATCAG atgtgaagagtgATTCATGTTTGGATATAGAAATAACGTCCTCAAAATCAAAAGAGCGACTGACAGCACAAAATCTTTCCTGCATCACCTGTGGAAAGACATTCAGATCACAAAGACTTTTAGAGagacatgagagaaaacacacagaacagaaactcttcaccagatctgagatcagctttactaccttacaagagaagaaacttAATTCAGAAGAGCAGAAAGagaagaggaagaagaagaagaagcagtttCACTGTGAGAAGAGTTTTAGTCAACGGTCAAACTTACTTCAgcaccagagaactcatacaggtgaaaaaccttacaaatgttctcagtgtgacaagacattTAATTATTCATGTCACTTGAAAGTCcatgagagaattcacactggagagaaaccttatcactgtaatGTCTGTGAGAAGAGTTTTAGTCAACGGTCAAACTTACTTCAGCaccagagaattcatacaggtgaaaaaccttacaaatgctctcagtgtgacaagacattTTCTCAGTCAGGTCCTTTAAAatcccatcagagagttcacactggagagaaaccttataaCTGTAGTGTCTGTGGTAAGAGTTTTAGTCAACATGGCAGTTTAGTGTcacaccagagaactcatacaggtgaaaaaccttacaaatgctctcagtgtgacatgaCATTTAATTATTCATGTCACTTGAAAGTCcatgagagaattcacactggagagaaaccttacgtctgctctcAATGTGGAAAGGGCTTCACTGATTCATATCGATTAAGAGTTCATCtaagagttcatactggagaaaaacctcattactgtaatgtctGTGGGAGGAGTTTTAGTCAACGGTCAAACTTACTTAAgcacaaatgctctcagtgtgatgAGATGTTTGCTCAGTCAGGTTCCTTAAAATCCCATCAGAGACTTCATACGGGAAAGAAACCTTAA
- the LOC135779532 gene encoding uncharacterized protein isoform X4 — MKREVDCSESSVYNVTDDGSLDSVWMSRDQSRTPQPLLDSKLSEEKSRHTQDSELSLTLLCYTESKATDTQDTTVCDSKRSLQDDQTSTESLDSVCNAGEQQQILQTTLKMCSVKLIDCTNLMIKIKTEPTEIKTEPTEIKNEPTEIKTEPTEIKTETTEEEDCTEEDDDFIPSDVKSDSCLDIEITSSKSKERLTAQNLSCITCGKTFRSQRLLERHERKHTEQKLFTRSEISFTTLQEKKLNSEEQKEKRKKKKKQFHCEKSFSQRSNLLQHQRTHTV; from the exons GTGGATTGTAGTGAATCTTCAGTGTATAACGTGACTGATGATGGGAGTCTGGATTCAGTGTGGATGAGCAGAGATCAGAGCCGCACACCACAGCCACTGCTGGACTCTAAACTCTCTGAAGAGAAATCCAGACACACACAGGACTCCGAGCTCAGTCTGACTTTACTCTGTTATACTGAGTCAAAGGCCACAGACACTcaggacactacagtgtgtgacagtaaacGGAGCTTACAGGatgatcaaacctccacagagtctctggattctgtctgtaacgctggagaacagcagcagatcctgcagaccacactgaagatgtgttcagtcaaacTCATCGACTGCACGAATCTCATGATAAAGattaaaactgaacccacagaaataaaaactgaacccacagaaataaaaaatgaacccacagaaataaaaactgaacccacagaaataaaaactgaaacCACAGAAGAGGAAGATTGCACTGAGGAAGATGATGATTTTATTCCATCAG atgtgaagagtgATTCATGTTTGGATATAGAAATAACGTCCTCAAAATCAAAAGAGCGACTGACAGCACAAAATCTTTCCTGCATCACCTGTGGAAAGACATTCAGATCACAAAGACTTTTAGAGagacatgagagaaaacacacagaacagaaactcttcaccagatctgagatcagctttactaccttacaagagaagaaacttAATTCAGAAGAGCAGAAAGagaagaggaagaagaagaagaagcagtttCACTGTGAGAAGAGTTTTAGTCAACGGTCAAACTTACTTCAgcaccagagaactcatacag